In one Sporomusa sphaeroides DSM 2875 genomic region, the following are encoded:
- the pheT gene encoding phenylalanine--tRNA ligase subunit beta has product MRASIKWLQDYVEIKETPEKLADMLTMAGIPVEAVERLGQNISGVVTGKVLEMLPHPDADKLSVCKVDIGTEVVTIVTGATNVRQDHIVPVATVGASLPNGMSIQPTKLRGLLSNGMLCSTEELAIDNKLVSPEARNGIYILPADTEIGIDIRTALGLDDVVLEFELTANRADCFSIIGIAREIAVLTGASLKKPMLNLKEAGTEKANNMTSIQIEDSDLCSRFAARILTNIKVGPSPAWMQHKIQAAGMRPINNVVDVTNFVMLELGQPMHAYDYNLLARHSLIVRKPNPGEKLTTLDGVKRELAPDMLVIADAVQAVGIAGVMGGLATEVTANTQNVLLEAASFKGASIRRTSRALGLRSEASGRFERGVDTANVIKALDRAATLLEDMGACQVCPGIVDAYPEMQLPKQIVFTPKQINSYLGTNIPANAMVDILKRLEFEVDAGPEKITVTVPTWRGDVTLPADICEEIARIYGYHNVPSTTPAGSMLQGKQNYSQNLVDKVKAVLTGSGFSEIVSLSFSHPDTFDKLNIPADSRLRQAIEVLNPITDDFPILRTTLLGGVMDTIVRNLSRKNEDLKIYEVGAVYCPETLPLSDLPQEPLMLCGAMLGKRQAMAWNQGRDNVDFFDAKGAVEAILEGLAIAGYSVAIGQNPSLHPGKTAVIQKDGDVLGMIGEVHPAVLDAYAITKKVYVFELHIAALIKHATIKPDYQSLPKFPAITRDLAVVLPEHIPACEVTAAIITNGGSLLTAVQLFDVYTGQQVTKGFRSLAFSLTFQANDRTLTDIEIDEYYKNIVAALESTFAAKLRE; this is encoded by the coding sequence ATGAGAGCGTCAATAAAATGGCTTCAAGATTATGTAGAAATTAAAGAAACACCGGAAAAACTGGCAGACATGCTGACTATGGCCGGTATTCCAGTCGAAGCTGTGGAACGATTAGGACAAAATATATCAGGTGTAGTTACCGGTAAAGTGCTGGAGATGCTTCCCCATCCTGATGCAGATAAATTATCGGTATGCAAAGTCGACATTGGTACCGAAGTGGTTACCATCGTGACCGGAGCTACCAACGTCCGGCAGGACCATATCGTTCCTGTAGCCACCGTTGGAGCTTCTTTGCCTAACGGGATGAGTATTCAACCGACAAAACTCCGGGGGCTGTTGTCTAACGGAATGTTATGCTCGACAGAAGAGCTTGCTATTGACAACAAACTGGTGTCCCCTGAGGCTAGAAACGGCATTTATATTCTGCCTGCAGACACGGAAATCGGTATAGATATTCGTACAGCCCTGGGGCTGGACGATGTCGTGCTTGAGTTTGAACTTACTGCTAACAGAGCCGACTGCTTCAGCATCATTGGCATTGCCCGGGAGATTGCCGTGCTTACCGGTGCTTCTTTGAAAAAGCCAATGCTTAATTTAAAAGAAGCAGGTACAGAAAAGGCTAACAATATGACCAGTATCCAGATAGAGGATTCCGATCTTTGTTCACGGTTTGCCGCAAGAATCTTAACCAATATTAAAGTAGGGCCATCACCTGCCTGGATGCAGCACAAAATTCAGGCTGCCGGTATGCGGCCGATTAACAATGTTGTTGATGTGACCAATTTTGTTATGCTGGAATTAGGTCAGCCGATGCATGCTTATGATTATAATCTGTTGGCGCGTCATAGCCTGATTGTCCGCAAACCCAACCCGGGTGAAAAACTGACTACCCTTGATGGAGTTAAGCGGGAACTTGCTCCTGACATGCTGGTGATTGCCGATGCCGTACAGGCTGTTGGCATCGCCGGGGTAATGGGCGGGCTGGCTACTGAGGTTACGGCCAATACCCAAAATGTTTTGCTGGAAGCCGCTTCGTTTAAAGGAGCAAGTATTCGCCGCACTTCCCGGGCCTTAGGACTTCGCTCGGAAGCATCCGGACGTTTTGAACGCGGTGTAGACACGGCTAATGTTATTAAGGCTCTTGACCGGGCTGCCACACTGCTTGAAGATATGGGAGCCTGCCAGGTGTGCCCGGGTATTGTTGATGCGTATCCTGAGATGCAGCTGCCTAAGCAAATTGTTTTTACTCCTAAGCAAATTAACAGCTATCTTGGTACCAATATACCGGCAAATGCAATGGTTGATATACTAAAACGTCTGGAGTTCGAGGTTGATGCCGGGCCGGAAAAAATTACAGTGACTGTGCCGACCTGGCGTGGGGATGTAACTTTGCCGGCCGATATTTGTGAGGAAATTGCCAGGATTTATGGCTATCACAATGTGCCGTCCACGACACCGGCAGGCAGTATGTTGCAAGGCAAACAGAATTATTCGCAGAACCTTGTCGACAAAGTGAAGGCCGTCCTGACAGGCAGTGGTTTTTCGGAAATTGTTTCCCTGAGCTTTTCTCATCCGGATACCTTTGATAAACTAAATATTCCTGCCGACAGCCGGCTGCGCCAGGCTATTGAGGTTTTAAACCCTATTACCGATGATTTCCCGATTTTGCGTACAACTTTGCTGGGCGGCGTAATGGATACCATTGTCCGCAATCTTTCCCGCAAGAATGAAGATTTGAAAATATATGAAGTCGGAGCCGTATACTGCCCGGAAACCCTGCCGCTTAGTGATCTGCCACAGGAACCGCTGATGCTGTGTGGAGCTATGCTTGGCAAACGCCAGGCGATGGCCTGGAATCAGGGAAGAGATAATGTCGATTTCTTTGATGCCAAAGGTGCTGTCGAAGCGATCCTGGAAGGACTGGCAATTGCCGGTTATTCTGTAGCAATAGGCCAAAATCCATCACTGCACCCTGGAAAAACTGCAGTCATTCAAAAAGATGGCGATGTTCTGGGAATGATTGGTGAAGTTCATCCGGCTGTTTTAGATGCTTACGCAATAACAAAAAAAGTCTATGTATTTGAATTGCATATTGCAGCATTGATCAAGCATGCCACAATAAAACCGGATTATCAGTCCTTGCCCAAGTTTCCGGCAATCACCCGCGACCTGGCTGTTGTTTTACCTGAACATATCCCCGCCTGTGAGGTAACAGCTGCCATTATCACAAACGGCGGTTCCTTGCTTACTGCTGTTCAATTGTTTGATGTTTATACCGGCCAACAAGTGACCAAAGGGTTCCGCAGCCTGGCATTTTCA